TGGTAAAAAATGTGAATCTACTGCCAAATTCTGATGGAGGAGGAGTTTTTGTTTCTATTCGAATAAGTCCAAGATGgattataaataatgatgtACGCCAAAGCagaatttcaaattatcTAAGAGttagtaatatttctaGTAATATAGAAATAGAAAACTCGAATAGAAGAGCAAACAGAAAATTCTATGATTTAGATGAACAAAACTATGATGAAATAAgagatgaagaaaatacaTGTCTTCCTCCATTAGATACTTCGATGATGTTTTGTCCACTTACAAAAATTGGGATGTCACAATCTTTATTACCTAGATTTGAAGCAAATGTTAGAAAATCGAATGGAATATCAGAGtttggattatttattaGGTATTTTGAGATACCTGATAAAAGGAGAGCGATTGAGAAAGGTCTATTAATGTTACCTATAATTACAGCTAGAACAATGTTTGAGTTACTTGAAACTGTTgatgaatatattgaacaatttaaaagaaaagaaaatgataaaagaCAATATGAGCAGTTATCATTCATGTTAGAATTCAGAAAAGTTGTTGAAGAGTTAATGCTTAATTATCAAGATTCCATTACaccattattaatatggATTACTAATGAAATAATGGATAGAATTAAACATAGAGCCTATTTAGAACATTTACTTGAAATTGAGGAGAAACTAAGAGATAAGAGGAAGTGGTATAAAGACCAATTAAATGAATGGGAAGATGTTATTGAAAAATCAGTCATAAACATGACATTATGGGGGTACAAAGACACtgaattgattaatttgcTAAATAGATATTACAAAAACAATATAAATACTACGATGAAGCAAATGGAAAATGTTCTGTATAATACAATGATAAGTGGGTACTATGCAGGCGAAGATGACTTAACAATGATTAAGAATGGAAATTATATTACAactgatattattaaaaaaagtataACATTACCATTCTTATGTTTTCCATTaagtatatttattatgaaCAATGTAATAAAGATTAAGAGTGATGagaaaatctttaatttatttgagtCACAAAGAAAAACTATGATGAATTTCTTCAGAAGAACAGCTCAAATGAATAATTGgacaatatttattacttttactCCTACATTGGGTCTTGATTGTATAATCACAACAAGTAGATCAGGCTACAAAATTCAAAGTTCATTTGaacaaagaattatttgtaaGTTCTATATTACTCCAGACCAAGTAAAGAAAGCAAAGTTTTCAAATTTCCTTTATACGAGACTTTATTCTAATGGATTAGTTGAAGTAAATCTACCAAGTTTTGTTTCTTATGTTTATTCCCAAATATAAATCCGTTTAAtgtattaaatcaattaaataaaaaatctaaaataatataattccAACATTTGAAGGTGAAATTTGAGGTATCTTCCAATTAAACACATAATATCTTAATCTACCGGTACCgataataaatttactaTCTTGAATAACTTGTAAATTTTGCATCAGATCCAATGTATTAAAAGCAtcacaattattatttttggcAGTAATAAGCATTTCATTGAACAATTCTTTTAATGAGCAGGTATTTGCAATATTGAAGTATGAATAtgcaatattaatagttgGAAATCTTTCATTATTGATGACAGTGGATTCTATTATAAAGAAGCTAAACAAGTCagtaatttctttatttttattttctcgAACATAAGTTACAATAACTTTATCAATATTCGTGAAATAATGTTTAACATCTTCAACATTAAAGCATTGATGAATTGTGATTTTGTCTTGCAAATCTTCAATCTTATCCAGCTTCATATATGCTTGTTTTCCAAGCTCTTTTGAATGgttaatttcatcataGTTTATCAGATTATTCATGGTTTCGTTGCTGACATCTTTATATTTCATAAAGTAATTTTCGAATAATTTACAGATTTGTTCTGCATCAGAATCTACGGAGGGTCTAAACCCTTCAATTCTTTTATCAGCAGGAATACGAtgatatttaattaaagagCTCATGGTCATATTTCTTGGGATTCCAATAAAACCAGcttctaataatttctttacaTTAATTATACGATGCCA
This is a stretch of genomic DNA from Cryptosporidium parvum Iowa II chromosome 3, whole genome shotgun sequence. It encodes these proteins:
- a CDS encoding N-myristoyltransferase; protein product: LIRMSGETPENSESSISNTKKITNLLKEMSLGSFMNTAANAIKPHKFWNTQPVVQNDDSSSEYSFGPIEIEPDSFRKEIYKLPDGFSWFDCNLWDIESQDFEDTYQLLKDHYVEDDDSQFRFNYSKEFLRWALCVPGQKKNWLVGVRVNETKKMVGFISAIPIKVRIHNCIMNTSVVNFLCVHKKLRSKRLAPVLIKEITRRIRCEKIFQSIYTCGKNITKPFTIGTYWHRIINVKKLLEAGFIGIPRNMTMSSLIKYHRIPADKRIEGFRPSVDSDAEQICKLFENYFMKYKDVSNETMNNLINYDEINHSKELGKQAYMKLDKIEDLQDKITIHQCFNVEDVKHYFTNIDKVIVTYVRENKNKEITDLFSFFIIESTVINNERFPTINIAYSYFNIANTCSLKELFNEMLITAKNNNCDAFNTLDLMQNLQVIQDSKFIIGTGRLRYYVFNWKIPQISPSNVGIILF